The Enterobacter asburiae genome window below encodes:
- the bglX gene encoding beta-glucosidase BglX, producing the protein MKWLCSVGVAVSLALQPALAEDLFGNHPLTPEGRDAFVTELLKKMTVDEKIGQLRLISVGPDNPKEAIREMIKDGQVGAIFNTVTRQDIRKMQDQVMDLSRLKIPLFFAYDVVHGQRTVFPISLGLASSFNLDAVKTVGRVSAYEAADDGLNMTWAPMVDVSRDPRWGRGSEGFGEDTYLTSTMGKTMVEAMQGKSPADRYSVMTSVKHFAAYGAVEGGKEYNTVDMSPQRLFNDYMPPYKAGLDAGSGAVMVALNSLNGTPATSDSWLLKDVLRDQWGFKGITVSDHGAIKELIKHGTASDPEDAVRVALKSGINMSMSDEYYSKYLPGLVKSGKVTMAELDDAARHVLNVKYDMGLFNDPYSHLGPKDSDPADTNAESRLHRKEAREVARESLVLLKNRLDTLPLKKSGTIAVVGPLADSKRDVMGSWSAAGVADQSVTVLTGIKSAVGDNAKVVYAKGANVTNDKDIVTFLNQYEEAVKVDPRTPKEMIDEAVNTAKQSDVVVAVVGEAQGMAHEASSRTDITIPQSQRDLIAALKATGKPLVLVLMNGRPLALVKEDQQADAILETWFAGTEGGNAIADVLFGDYNPSGKLPMSFPRSVGQIPVYYSHLNTGRPYNADKPNKYTSRYFDEANGPLYPFGYGLSYTTFKVSDVKMSAPTLKRDGKVTASVEVTNTGKREGATVIQMYVQDVTASMSRPVKQLRGFEKVNLKPGETQTISFPIDVEALKFWNQQMKYDAEPGKFNVFIGVDSARVNKGEFELL; encoded by the coding sequence ATGAAATGGCTATGTTCTGTAGGTGTCGCCGTCAGCCTGGCGCTGCAACCTGCGCTGGCAGAGGATTTGTTTGGTAATCACCCGCTCACGCCTGAAGGACGGGACGCGTTTGTCACTGAATTGCTCAAAAAAATGACGGTCGATGAGAAAATCGGCCAGCTGCGTCTTATCAGCGTCGGCCCGGATAACCCGAAAGAGGCCATCCGCGAGATGATCAAAGACGGGCAGGTAGGGGCCATCTTTAATACCGTCACCCGCCAGGATATCCGCAAGATGCAGGATCAGGTGATGGATCTCAGCCGCCTGAAAATTCCTCTGTTCTTTGCCTATGACGTGGTGCACGGCCAGCGTACCGTTTTCCCCATCAGCCTCGGCTTAGCCTCCTCCTTTAACCTCGACGCGGTGAAAACCGTTGGGCGCGTGTCGGCTTATGAAGCGGCGGACGACGGTCTGAACATGACCTGGGCGCCAATGGTGGACGTCTCGCGCGATCCGCGCTGGGGCCGCGGCTCGGAAGGCTTTGGTGAAGACACCTATTTAACCTCCACGATGGGTAAAACCATGGTGGAAGCGATGCAGGGCAAAAGCCCGGCGGACCGCTACTCGGTGATGACCAGCGTCAAACACTTCGCGGCCTATGGCGCAGTCGAAGGCGGAAAAGAGTACAACACCGTCGACATGAGCCCGCAGCGCCTGTTCAACGACTACATGCCGCCGTACAAGGCAGGGCTGGATGCGGGCAGCGGCGCGGTGATGGTAGCGCTGAACTCGCTGAACGGCACGCCTGCGACGTCCGACTCCTGGCTGCTGAAAGACGTCCTGCGCGACCAGTGGGGCTTTAAGGGCATCACCGTTTCCGACCACGGCGCGATTAAAGAGCTGATTAAACACGGCACGGCGTCCGACCCGGAAGACGCCGTGCGCGTGGCGCTCAAGTCCGGCATCAACATGAGCATGAGCGACGAGTACTACAGCAAATACCTGCCGGGGCTGGTGAAGAGCGGCAAGGTAACGATGGCGGAGCTGGACGATGCCGCGCGCCACGTGCTGAACGTGAAATACGACATGGGGCTGTTTAACGATCCGTACAGCCACCTGGGGCCGAAGGATTCTGACCCGGCAGATACCAACGCCGAAAGCCGCCTGCACCGCAAAGAAGCGCGTGAAGTGGCGCGCGAAAGCCTGGTGCTGCTGAAAAACCGCCTCGACACGCTGCCGCTGAAAAAATCCGGCACCATTGCCGTGGTGGGCCCGCTGGCCGACAGCAAGCGCGACGTGATGGGCAGCTGGTCTGCGGCAGGCGTGGCCGATCAGTCCGTGACCGTGCTGACCGGGATTAAGAGTGCCGTGGGTGATAACGCGAAAGTGGTGTACGCCAAAGGGGCGAACGTCACCAACGACAAAGACATCGTCACCTTCCTCAACCAGTACGAGGAAGCGGTGAAGGTCGATCCGCGCACGCCGAAGGAGATGATCGACGAGGCGGTGAATACCGCGAAGCAGTCTGACGTGGTTGTCGCGGTTGTGGGCGAAGCGCAGGGTATGGCGCACGAGGCCTCCAGCCGTACCGACATCACCATCCCGCAGAGCCAGCGCGATCTGATCGCCGCCCTGAAAGCCACCGGCAAGCCGCTGGTGCTGGTGCTGATGAACGGGCGTCCGCTGGCGCTGGTGAAAGAGGACCAGCAGGCTGACGCCATTCTGGAAACCTGGTTCGCCGGTACCGAAGGCGGTAACGCCATCGCCGACGTGCTGTTTGGTGATTACAACCCGTCGGGCAAGCTGCCGATGTCCTTCCCGCGCTCCGTGGGGCAGATCCCGGTCTACTACAGCCACCTGAACACCGGTCGCCCATATAACGCCGACAAGCCGAACAAGTACACGTCCCGTTACTTCGACGAAGCTAACGGCCCGCTGTATCCGTTTGGTTACGGCCTGAGCTACACCACCTTCAAGGTTTCTGACGTGAAAATGTCGGCGCCGACCCTGAAGCGTGACGGCAAAGTTACCGCCAGCGTTGAGGTGACCAACACCGGCAAGCGCGAAGGGGCAACGGTGATTCAGATGTACGTGCAGGATGTGACTGCGTCGATGAGCCGTCCTGTTAAGCAGCTGCGCGGCTTCGAGAAGGTCAATCTGAAGCCTGGCGAAACCCAAACCATCAGCTTCCCGATTGACGTGGAGGCGCTGAAGTTCTGGAACCAGCAGATGAAATACGATGCGGAGCCAGGCAAGTTTAACGTCTTTATCGGGGTGGATTCCGCCCGCGTGAATAAAGGCGAGTTCGAGCTGCTGTAA
- a CDS encoding DedA family protein, translating into MDINALIEQYGYAALVIGSVAEGETITLLGGVAAHQGLLKFPLVVAAVALGGMIGDQLLYFLGLRFGPTLLKRFAKHQKKIRRAQRLIQRHPYLFVIGTRFMYGFRIIGPILIGASHLPPKIFLPLNVLGAIAWALIFTTLGYVGGEVIGPWLHNLDQHLKHWAWLILVVVAVIGVRLWLKHRDKTRDEE; encoded by the coding sequence ATGGATATTAACGCACTTATTGAACAATATGGATATGCCGCGCTGGTCATCGGTAGCGTGGCAGAAGGTGAAACCATCACGCTGTTAGGGGGCGTCGCCGCGCATCAGGGATTGCTGAAATTCCCGCTGGTCGTCGCAGCGGTCGCGCTCGGCGGAATGATTGGCGATCAGCTGCTCTACTTTCTCGGGCTGCGCTTCGGTCCCACGCTGCTTAAGCGTTTCGCAAAGCATCAGAAGAAAATCCGTCGTGCTCAACGGCTCATTCAGCGTCATCCCTATCTGTTCGTCATCGGCACGCGCTTTATGTATGGCTTTCGCATTATCGGGCCGATACTGATTGGCGCCAGCCATCTGCCGCCAAAAATTTTCCTGCCGCTCAATGTTCTTGGTGCGATTGCCTGGGCGCTGATCTTTACGACGCTCGGCTACGTCGGGGGCGAAGTGATTGGCCCGTGGCTGCATAATCTCGACCAGCACCTGAAGCACTGGGCGTGGCTGATTCTGGTGGTGGTGGCGGTGATTGGGGTCAGGCTGTGGCTGAAGCATCGGGATAAGACGCGGGATGAGGAGTAG
- a CDS encoding GNAT family N-acetyltransferase: MSAIDVLSETELEVRDALPDDVHAIAAIYAWHVLHGRASFEEVPPTIDEMRQRMKSVAESGLPWLIALYRGIVVGYCYATPYRPRHAYRYTLEESIYVDASITGRGFGSALMDALIARCEQGPWRQMIAVVGDGNNNSGSLRLHKKHGFVIVGQLRSVGYKKGDWRDTVIMQRSLNDGDWTLPE, from the coding sequence ATGTCGGCTATTGATGTTTTATCCGAGACCGAACTGGAAGTGCGCGATGCCCTTCCCGATGATGTGCATGCCATCGCCGCCATCTATGCCTGGCATGTGCTGCACGGGCGCGCGTCATTTGAAGAAGTCCCCCCTACCATCGACGAAATGCGTCAGCGTATGAAAAGCGTGGCTGAGAGCGGTTTGCCGTGGCTTATCGCGCTGTATCGCGGCATCGTGGTGGGCTACTGCTACGCCACGCCTTACCGCCCGCGACATGCCTACCGCTATACCCTGGAAGAGTCGATTTACGTGGATGCCAGCATCACCGGGCGCGGTTTTGGCTCGGCATTAATGGATGCGCTAATCGCCCGCTGCGAGCAAGGCCCGTGGCGGCAGATGATTGCCGTTGTGGGAGATGGGAACAATAATTCCGGCTCGCTGCGGCTGCATAAAAAGCACGGTTTCGTGATTGTCGGTCAGCTGCGCAGCGTGGGCTATAAGAAAGGCGACTGGCGGGATACGGTGATTATGCAGCGCTCGCTCAACGATGGGGACTGGACGCTGCCGGAATAA
- the osmF gene encoding glycine betaine ABC transporter substrate-binding protein OsmF, whose protein sequence is MTIAKGMLGSAVLLAALSLPLQAAEPVKVGSKIDTEGALLGNIILQVLESHGVKTVNKVQLGTTPVVRGAITSGELDIYPEYTGNGAFFFKDENDPAWKNAKAGYEKVKKLDAEQNKLVWLTPAPANNTWTIAVRKDVAEKGKLTSLADLSRYLKEKGDFKLAASAEFIERPDALPAFEKAYDFKLDQAQLLSLAGGDTAVTIKAAAQQTSGVNAAMAYGTDGPVAALGLQTLTDPKGVQPIYAPTPVVREAVLKAYPDIADWLKPVFEKLDEKTLQQLNASIAVEGLDAKKVAADFLKQQGLVK, encoded by the coding sequence ATGACGATTGCAAAGGGGATGTTGGGATCTGCGGTGCTGCTGGCGGCGCTGAGCCTGCCGTTACAGGCCGCGGAGCCGGTAAAAGTGGGCTCAAAGATCGATACCGAAGGCGCGCTGCTCGGCAATATTATTTTGCAGGTGCTGGAAAGCCACGGCGTGAAAACCGTCAATAAAGTTCAGCTCGGCACCACGCCCGTCGTGCGCGGGGCGATCACCTCCGGCGAGCTGGATATCTATCCGGAATACACCGGCAACGGGGCATTCTTCTTCAAAGATGAAAACGATCCTGCATGGAAAAACGCCAAAGCCGGGTATGAGAAAGTCAAAAAACTCGACGCGGAACAGAACAAGCTGGTCTGGCTGACGCCGGCCCCGGCCAACAACACCTGGACTATCGCCGTGCGCAAGGACGTGGCGGAGAAAGGTAAGCTGACGTCTCTGGCGGATCTCAGCCGCTATCTGAAAGAGAAGGGCGACTTTAAGCTGGCAGCGTCCGCGGAGTTTATCGAGCGTCCTGACGCGCTCCCGGCGTTTGAAAAAGCCTACGACTTCAAGCTCGACCAGGCGCAGCTGCTCTCGCTGGCGGGCGGGGATACGGCGGTAACCATTAAGGCGGCGGCGCAGCAGACTTCTGGCGTTAACGCGGCAATGGCCTACGGCACAGACGGCCCGGTGGCGGCGCTCGGCCTGCAAACCCTGACCGATCCAAAAGGCGTACAGCCGATTTACGCTCCGACCCCGGTCGTGCGTGAGGCGGTGCTGAAAGCCTATCCGGATATTGCCGACTGGCTCAAACCGGTCTTCGAAAAGCTGGATGAAAAAACGCTGCAGCAGCTGAACGCCAGCATTGCCGTCGAGGGGCTGGATGCCAAAAAAGTGGCCGCCGACTTCCTGAAACAACAAGGGCTTGTGAAGTAA
- the mdtQ gene encoding multidrug resistance outer membrane protein MdtQ: MKRSLILSLSAPFVFILAACAPEHATVSPIKTQTAAASVNTVLNHQDWPKNEWWKAYNDPQLNGLIAKALSDAPDMQIARQRITLAEAQAKAAMAADGPQIDFSADAERQKMSAEGLMGPFALTDPAAGTTGPWYTNGTFGLTAGWELDLWGKNRARVEARIGKVNAQKAELEQTRQLLASSVARLYWEWQTQAAAREVLAQIKHEQDNIIGADRELYQHGITSSVEGVETDINANKTEEQLAEVNGKMKAVEARLVALTNSSSVTLTRHELPTVDAALPPTLGYELLARRPDLQEAHWYIEASMSEVEAARAAFYPDVNLMAFLQQDALHLSDLFRASAQQMGVTARLTLPIFDSGRLNASLDIAQAQNNLSVANYNKAGVEAVNQVARTASEVETLTAKNRHQQQVEKDAARVVALAQARFSAGIVAGSRVSEARIPALREDLAGLLLKGQYVDATLQLTSALGGGYHHG; the protein is encoded by the coding sequence ATGAAACGTTCTCTTATTTTATCTCTGAGCGCACCCTTCGTTTTTATTCTGGCAGCCTGTGCGCCTGAACATGCCACGGTGTCTCCCATTAAAACGCAAACCGCTGCGGCGTCGGTGAATACGGTTCTGAATCATCAGGACTGGCCGAAAAATGAGTGGTGGAAAGCGTATAACGATCCCCAGCTTAACGGGCTGATTGCGAAAGCGTTGAGCGATGCACCGGATATGCAGATTGCCCGCCAGCGCATTACGCTTGCCGAAGCCCAAGCCAAAGCCGCAATGGCCGCTGACGGTCCGCAGATTGATTTTTCCGCCGATGCGGAACGCCAGAAAATGTCCGCCGAAGGGCTGATGGGGCCTTTTGCCCTTACCGACCCGGCTGCAGGCACCACCGGGCCGTGGTACACCAACGGCACCTTCGGCCTGACCGCTGGCTGGGAGCTCGATCTGTGGGGGAAAAATCGCGCCCGGGTCGAGGCCCGGATTGGCAAAGTGAATGCGCAAAAAGCGGAGCTGGAGCAAACCCGCCAGCTGCTGGCCAGCAGCGTGGCGCGGCTCTACTGGGAGTGGCAAACTCAGGCCGCCGCGAGGGAGGTTCTCGCGCAGATCAAACATGAGCAGGACAACATAATCGGCGCCGACCGCGAACTGTACCAGCACGGGATCACCTCCTCCGTGGAGGGTGTGGAAACCGATATCAACGCCAACAAAACCGAAGAGCAGCTGGCAGAAGTCAACGGGAAGATGAAAGCCGTAGAGGCGCGCCTGGTCGCACTGACTAACTCTTCCTCCGTGACGCTTACGCGGCATGAGTTGCCGACGGTCGACGCCGCGCTACCGCCGACGCTCGGTTATGAACTGCTGGCACGCCGTCCGGATCTTCAGGAGGCGCACTGGTATATCGAAGCCTCCATGAGCGAGGTGGAGGCCGCCAGAGCGGCTTTCTATCCTGACGTGAACCTGATGGCGTTCCTACAGCAGGATGCCCTCCATCTGAGCGATCTGTTTCGCGCTTCAGCGCAGCAGATGGGCGTGACCGCCAGGCTGACGCTGCCGATCTTCGACAGCGGCAGGCTGAACGCCAGTCTGGATATCGCCCAGGCGCAAAATAATCTCTCGGTGGCAAACTACAACAAAGCGGGGGTCGAAGCGGTCAATCAGGTGGCGCGCACGGCCAGTGAAGTCGAAACGCTGACGGCGAAGAACCGCCATCAGCAGCAGGTCGAAAAAGATGCGGCGCGGGTTGTGGCGCTGGCGCAGGCGCGTTTCAGCGCGGGGATCGTTGCGGGCTCGCGGGTCAGTGAAGCCAGGATCCCGGCACTCAGGGAAGACCTCGCCGGATTGTTGCTGAAAGGCCAGTATGTCGACGCCACGCTGCAGCTGACGTCGGCGCTGGGCGGTGGCTATCATCATGGCTAA
- the pbpG gene encoding D-alanyl-D-alanine endopeptidase — MLKFRVSLLSLALLLGASAAVPAVAKTPAVTAAAAQPQIASGSAMIVDLNTNKVIYASHPDLVRPIASITKLMTAMVVLDAHLPLDEKLKVDISHTPEMKGIYSRVRLNSEISRKNMLLLALMSSENRAAASLAHHYPGGYDAFIRAMNAKAKALGMTNTHYVEPTGLSINNVSTARDLTKLLIASKQYPLIGQLSTTREEMATFANPAYTLPFRNTNHLVYRDNWNIQLTKTGFTNAAGHCLVMRTVFNGKPVALVVMDAFGKYTHFADASRLRTWIETGKVQPVPAAALTYKKQKAEQMATAQND; from the coding sequence ATGCTGAAATTCCGAGTCTCTTTACTTAGCCTGGCGCTGCTGCTGGGCGCGTCCGCTGCCGTGCCGGCCGTCGCTAAAACGCCCGCGGTGACCGCCGCCGCTGCTCAGCCGCAAATTGCGTCCGGCAGCGCGATGATTGTCGATCTCAACACCAATAAGGTGATTTACGCCAGCCATCCGGACCTGGTGCGCCCGATCGCCTCGATTACCAAATTAATGACCGCGATGGTGGTGCTTGATGCACATCTGCCGCTGGACGAAAAATTGAAAGTGGATATCAGCCACACGCCGGAGATGAAGGGGATCTACTCTCGCGTGCGTCTGAACAGTGAAATCAGCCGTAAAAATATGCTGCTGCTGGCGCTGATGTCGTCTGAAAACCGTGCGGCGGCGAGCCTGGCGCACCACTATCCGGGCGGCTACGACGCCTTTATCCGCGCGATGAACGCGAAAGCCAAAGCGCTGGGAATGACCAATACGCATTATGTTGAACCGACGGGACTGTCGATCAACAACGTCTCCACGGCCCGCGATCTGACGAAACTGCTGATTGCCAGCAAGCAGTATCCGCTGATTGGTCAGCTCAGCACCACCCGTGAAGAGATGGCGACCTTTGCGAACCCGGCCTATACGCTGCCGTTCCGCAACACTAACCATCTGGTATACCGCGATAACTGGAACATTCAGTTAACGAAAACCGGCTTTACCAACGCGGCAGGACACTGTCTGGTGATGCGCACCGTGTTTAACGGTAAGCCGGTGGCGCTGGTGGTGATGGATGCCTTCGGCAAATATACCCACTTCGCGGACGCGAGCCGTCTGCGTACCTGGATTGAAACCGGGAAAGTGCAGCCCGTTCCGGCCGCAGCATTGACGTATAAAAAGCAGAAAGCGGAACAGATGGCGACGGCGCAGAACGACTGA
- the dld gene encoding D-lactate dehydrogenase, translating to MTSVRTNDNTAFINELSRLVGSSHLLTDPAKTARYRKGFRSGQGEALAVVFPGTLLELWRVLSACVAADKIILMQAANTGLTEGSTPNGNDYDRDIVIISTLRLDKLHLLDKGEQVLAFPGTTLYSLEKALKPLGREPHSVIGSSCIGASVVGGICNNSGGSLVQRGPAYTEMSLFARIDENGKLTLVNHLGIDLGVTPEQILSKLDDDRVKDEDVQHDGRHAHDHDYVTRVRDIDADTPARYNADPDRLFESSGCAGKLAVFAVRLDTFPAEKKQQVFYIGTNQPEVLTEIRRHILGEFTHLPVAGEYMHRDIYDIAERYGKDTFLMIDKLGTDKMPFFFTMKGRTDAMLEKVSLFKPHFTDRFMQKLGNVFPAHLPERMKTWRDRYEHHLLLKMAGDGIAEAQSWLTEFFKTAEGDFFACTPEEGSKAFLHRFAAAGAAIRYQAVHSEEVEDILALDIALRRNDTEWFEHLPPEIDSKLVHKLYYGHFMCYVFHQDYIVKKGVDAHELKEQMLALLRERGAQYPAEHNVGHLYKAPDALKQFYRENDPTNSMNPGIGKTTRKKYWKEEADAVQRVTQASD from the coding sequence ATGACTTCTGTTCGAACAAACGATAACACGGCTTTTATTAACGAACTGTCGCGCCTGGTTGGCTCCTCTCACCTGCTTACCGACCCGGCCAAAACCGCCCGCTACCGCAAAGGCTTCCGCTCCGGTCAGGGCGAGGCGCTGGCGGTGGTCTTCCCCGGCACGCTGCTGGAGCTGTGGCGCGTGCTGAGCGCCTGCGTCGCCGCCGACAAGATTATTTTAATGCAGGCCGCCAATACCGGCCTGACCGAAGGCTCCACGCCGAACGGCAACGATTACGATCGCGACATCGTGATTATCAGCACCCTGCGCCTCGACAAGCTGCACCTGCTGGATAAAGGCGAGCAGGTGCTCGCGTTCCCCGGCACGACGCTTTACTCCCTGGAAAAAGCGCTTAAGCCGCTGGGCCGTGAGCCGCACTCGGTGATTGGCTCCTCCTGTATTGGCGCCTCGGTGGTCGGTGGGATCTGCAACAACTCCGGCGGCTCGCTGGTCCAGCGCGGTCCCGCCTACACCGAGATGTCGCTGTTTGCCCGTATTGACGAAAACGGCAAGCTGACGCTGGTGAACCACCTGGGCATCGATCTCGGCGTGACGCCAGAACAGATCCTCAGCAAGCTTGACGACGATCGCGTGAAGGACGAAGACGTGCAGCACGATGGCCGCCACGCGCACGATCACGACTACGTGACCCGCGTGCGGGATATCGACGCCGATACGCCAGCGCGCTACAACGCCGACCCGGACCGCCTGTTTGAATCCTCCGGCTGCGCCGGGAAGCTTGCCGTTTTTGCCGTGCGTCTGGATACCTTCCCGGCAGAGAAAAAGCAGCAGGTGTTTTACATCGGTACCAATCAGCCTGAGGTTCTGACGGAGATCCGCCGTCATATTCTGGGCGAATTCACCCATCTGCCGGTGGCGGGCGAGTACATGCACCGGGACATTTACGACATCGCCGAGCGTTACGGCAAAGATACTTTCCTGATGATCGACAAGCTCGGCACCGACAAAATGCCGTTCTTCTTCACCATGAAGGGACGCACCGACGCGATGCTGGAGAAGGTGTCGCTGTTCAAACCCCACTTTACCGACCGCTTTATGCAGAAGCTGGGCAACGTTTTCCCGGCGCATCTGCCGGAGCGAATGAAAACCTGGCGCGATAGGTACGAGCACCACCTGCTGCTGAAAATGGCCGGAGACGGAATTGCCGAAGCGCAGTCCTGGCTGACCGAATTCTTCAAAACCGCCGAAGGGGATTTCTTTGCCTGTACGCCTGAAGAGGGCAGCAAAGCGTTTCTGCATCGTTTTGCCGCCGCAGGCGCCGCCATCCGCTATCAGGCGGTGCATTCCGAAGAGGTGGAAGATATTCTGGCGCTGGATATCGCCCTGCGCCGTAACGACACCGAGTGGTTTGAGCACCTCCCGCCGGAAATCGACAGCAAGCTGGTGCACAAGCTCTATTACGGCCACTTTATGTGTTATGTCTTCCATCAGGATTACATCGTCAAAAAAGGGGTCGATGCGCACGAACTGAAGGAGCAGATGCTCGCCCTGCTGCGCGAACGCGGCGCACAATATCCTGCGGAACATAACGTCGGGCATCTTTATAAAGCCCCTGACGCACTTAAGCAGTTTTATCGCGAGAATGACCCTACAAACAGCATGAATCCCGGCATTGGTAAAACAACGCGGAAGAAATACTGGAAAGAAGAGGCAGATGCGGTGCAGCGCGTAACGCAAGCGTCTGATTAA
- a CDS encoding SDR family oxidoreductase: MTRVAIVTASDSGIGKTTALMLAERGFDIGVTWHSDEKGALETCREVEAQGQRAEAIHLDLSTLPDGAKAIETLIARFGRLDVLVNNAGAMTKAPFLEMPFDDWRNIFTVDVDGAFLCSQIAARQMVKQGKGGRIVNITSVHEHTPLPEASAYTAAKHALGGLTKSMAMELVKHNILVNAVAPGAIATPMNDMDDSEVKEGSMPEIPLARPGHTKEIASLVAWLCDSDASYTTGQSFIVDGGFMLANPQFKPEG; encoded by the coding sequence ATGACCAGAGTAGCGATAGTGACCGCATCGGATTCCGGGATTGGTAAAACCACGGCGCTGATGCTCGCAGAGCGCGGGTTTGATATTGGCGTCACCTGGCACTCGGATGAGAAAGGAGCGCTGGAAACCTGCCGCGAAGTTGAAGCGCAGGGGCAGCGCGCAGAGGCTATCCATCTTGATTTAAGCACGCTGCCGGATGGCGCAAAGGCTATTGAAACGCTGATTGCGCGTTTCGGGCGGCTGGACGTGCTGGTCAATAATGCGGGTGCGATGACCAAAGCGCCGTTCCTTGAGATGCCGTTTGACGACTGGCGGAACATTTTCACCGTCGACGTGGACGGCGCGTTTCTCTGTTCACAAATTGCCGCCCGGCAGATGGTGAAGCAGGGGAAAGGAGGGCGGATTGTGAACATTACCTCGGTGCACGAGCACACGCCGCTGCCGGAGGCGAGCGCCTACACGGCAGCAAAACACGCGCTCGGCGGGTTAACCAAATCCATGGCGATGGAACTGGTTAAACACAACATTTTGGTGAACGCCGTCGCGCCGGGAGCCATTGCCACACCGATGAACGACATGGACGACAGCGAAGTGAAGGAAGGCTCAATGCCGGAAATCCCGCTGGCAAGACCGGGCCACACCAAAGAGATTGCCAGCCTGGTGGCATGGCTGTGCGACAGCGACGCCAGCTACACGACGGGGCAATCTTTTATTGTCGACGGGGGCTTTATGCTGGCTAACCCGCAGTTTAAGCCGGAGGGGTAG
- a CDS encoding Yip1 family protein — translation MNHVWGLFSHPDREMHVIKSENETVSHHYTHHVLLMAAVPVICAFIGTTQIGWNFGDGTVVQLSWFTGLYLAIVFYGLMLAGVAVMGRVIHWMARNYPQRPSLAHCMVFAGYVATPLFLSGIVALYPLVWLCALIGTIALFYTGYLLYLGVPTFLNINKEEGLSFSSSTLAIGVLVLEALLALTVILWGYGYRLF, via the coding sequence ATGAACCATGTCTGGGGACTTTTCTCCCATCCCGATCGTGAAATGCATGTCATTAAAAGTGAGAACGAAACGGTCTCGCATCATTACACGCACCATGTGCTGCTGATGGCTGCGGTGCCGGTAATATGCGCCTTTATCGGAACAACACAAATCGGCTGGAACTTCGGTGATGGCACCGTGGTTCAGCTTTCCTGGTTTACCGGACTCTATCTGGCCATCGTTTTTTATGGCCTGATGCTGGCGGGTGTGGCGGTAATGGGGCGCGTCATTCACTGGATGGCGCGTAACTACCCGCAACGTCCATCGCTGGCGCACTGTATGGTCTTTGCCGGATATGTCGCGACCCCGCTGTTCTTAAGCGGTATTGTTGCGCTCTATCCACTGGTCTGGCTGTGCGCGCTGATCGGTACCATTGCCCTCTTTTACACCGGGTATCTGCTGTATCTGGGGGTTCCTACCTTCCTGAATATCAATAAAGAAGAGGGCCTGAGTTTTTCCAGTTCAACACTCGCTATCGGGGTGCTGGTGCTGGAGGCGCTATTGGCGCTGACGGTTATTCTTTGGGGTTACGGATACCGTCTCTTCTGA